One genomic region from Myxococcus stipitatus encodes:
- a CDS encoding family 2 encapsulin nanocompartment cargo protein terpene cyclase yields MSKARQKQPFQLPEFYVPWPARLNPNVEAARVHTKAWAYEMGILGPPRDGTDREIWSERRFDGMDYALLCAYTHPEAPGPELDLITDWYVWVFYFDDHFLEVYKHPRDISGGQAYLDRLPLFMPLDMSQTPPEPTNAVERGLRDLWIRTVPSMSMDWRRRFFENTKHLLDESMWEIVNISEARIANPIEYIEMRRKVGGAPWSSDLVEHAVGAEIPARVVKSRPLRVFKDTFSDAVHLRNDLFSYEREILEEGELSNGVLVVEKFLDCDTQRAADLVNDLLTSRLQQFETTAATELPWLFAEYGLDPVEQGQVLTYLRGLQDWQSGGHEWHMRSNRYMNKNAERRAEFVLPLPGGLGTSALRLPMTAGALGLGPRAKSFSHLPRQRVGPVKLPEFYMPYSTYLSPHLEGARRNSKDWARRMGMLEVLPGVGLSIWDDHKFDVADVALCGALIHPDATAGQLDLTACWLVWGTYADDYFPALYGHTRDMPGAKVFNARLAQFMPDDVDAPHPAVPTNPVEMGLADLWKRTAGPLTPRGRTLFRKAIQDMTESWLWELNNQILNRVPDPVDYVEMRRKTFGSDLTMSLSRLSKGDAVPEDVFNTRTLRGLENSAADYACFVNDIFSYQKEIEFEGELNNCVLVAQKFLDLDKDAAVLVVNDLMTARMKQFEHLVAKELPVVIRTFGLDAKAQEKLNKYVEQLQQWMAGIPRWHAAVDRYKEFELIDAATPKFKTGNLSGLGMSATRVAELFRNR; encoded by the coding sequence ATGTCCAAGGCGCGGCAGAAACAACCCTTCCAGCTTCCGGAGTTCTACGTCCCCTGGCCCGCGCGCCTGAATCCGAACGTCGAAGCAGCCCGTGTCCACACCAAGGCCTGGGCCTACGAGATGGGCATCCTGGGCCCGCCGCGGGATGGCACGGACCGCGAAATCTGGTCCGAACGCCGCTTCGACGGCATGGACTACGCGCTGCTCTGCGCATACACGCACCCGGAGGCGCCGGGCCCGGAGCTGGACCTCATCACGGACTGGTATGTCTGGGTTTTCTACTTCGACGACCACTTCCTCGAGGTCTACAAGCATCCACGCGACATCTCCGGCGGTCAGGCCTACCTGGACCGGCTGCCGCTGTTCATGCCGTTGGACATGTCCCAGACGCCGCCGGAGCCCACCAACGCGGTGGAGCGCGGGCTGAGGGACCTCTGGATTCGCACCGTGCCTTCCATGTCCATGGACTGGCGCCGGCGCTTCTTCGAAAACACGAAACATCTGCTCGATGAGTCGATGTGGGAAATCGTCAACATCAGCGAAGCACGCATCGCCAACCCCATCGAGTACATCGAGATGCGCCGCAAGGTCGGTGGCGCGCCCTGGTCGTCGGACCTGGTGGAGCACGCCGTGGGCGCGGAGATTCCCGCCCGGGTCGTGAAGAGCCGGCCCCTGCGCGTCTTCAAGGACACGTTCTCCGACGCGGTCCACCTGCGCAATGACCTGTTCTCCTACGAGCGCGAGATCCTGGAGGAGGGCGAGCTCTCCAACGGCGTGCTGGTGGTGGAGAAGTTCCTCGACTGCGATACCCAGCGCGCGGCCGACCTGGTCAACGACCTGCTGACGTCCCGGCTCCAGCAATTCGAGACCACCGCCGCCACGGAGCTGCCGTGGCTGTTCGCGGAGTATGGCCTCGACCCCGTGGAGCAGGGCCAGGTGCTCACGTACCTGCGCGGCCTCCAGGACTGGCAGTCCGGCGGTCACGAGTGGCACATGCGCTCCAACCGCTACATGAACAAGAACGCGGAGCGCCGCGCGGAGTTCGTCCTCCCGCTGCCCGGCGGCCTGGGCACCTCCGCCCTGCGCCTGCCCATGACGGCTGGCGCGCTGGGGCTGGGGCCTCGCGCGAAGTCCTTCAGCCACCTTCCCCGTCAGCGCGTGGGCCCGGTGAAGCTGCCGGAGTTCTACATGCCGTACAGCACGTACCTGAGCCCCCACCTGGAGGGCGCGCGCAGGAACTCCAAGGACTGGGCGCGCCGCATGGGCATGCTGGAGGTGCTGCCCGGCGTGGGGCTCTCCATCTGGGACGACCACAAGTTCGACGTGGCGGACGTGGCCCTCTGCGGCGCGCTCATCCACCCGGACGCGACCGCCGGGCAGCTGGACCTCACCGCGTGCTGGCTCGTCTGGGGAACCTACGCGGACGACTACTTCCCGGCGCTCTATGGCCACACGCGGGACATGCCTGGCGCGAAGGTGTTCAACGCCCGCCTCGCCCAGTTCATGCCGGACGACGTGGACGCGCCCCATCCGGCGGTGCCCACGAACCCGGTCGAAATGGGGCTGGCGGACCTGTGGAAGCGCACGGCCGGCCCGCTCACCCCACGAGGCCGCACGCTGTTCCGCAAGGCCATCCAGGACATGACGGAGAGCTGGCTCTGGGAGCTGAACAACCAGATCCTCAACCGCGTGCCGGACCCCGTGGACTACGTGGAGATGCGCCGCAAGACGTTCGGCTCCGACCTCACGATGAGCCTGTCTCGGCTCTCCAAGGGGGATGCCGTGCCGGAGGACGTCTTCAACACCCGCACGCTGCGCGGGCTGGAGAACTCCGCGGCGGACTATGCCTGCTTCGTCAACGACATCTTCTCCTACCAGAAGGAGATTGAATTCGAGGGCGAGCTCAACAACTGCGTGCTCGTGGCCCAGAAGTTCCTGGACCTGGACAAGGACGCGGCGGTGCTGGTGGTCAACGACCTGATGACCGCGCGCATGAAGCAGTTCGAGCACCTGGTGGCCAAGGAGCTTCCGGTGGTCATCCGCACCTTCGGGCTGGACGCGAAGGCGCAGGAGAAGCTGAACAAGTACGTGGAGCAGCTCCAGCAGTGGATGGCGGGCATCCCCCGGTGGCACGCGGCGGTGGACCGCTACAAGGAGTTCGAGCTCATCGACGCGGCGACGCCCAAGTTCAAGACCGGCAACCTCTCCGGCCTGGGGATGTCCGCGACGCGCGTCGCCGAGCTGTTCCGCAACAGATGA
- the tnpB gene encoding IS66 family insertion sequence element accessory protein TnpB (TnpB, as the term is used for proteins encoded by IS66 family insertion elements, is considered an accessory protein, since TnpC, encoded by a neighboring gene, is a DDE family transposase.), producing the protein MFTLPAFVRVVLATEAVDMRKSIDGLMALVKSAWGEDVYSGHLFAFVSRRGDRIKVLTWSRGGFVLLYKRLETGRFRLPKVDADASAVHLDATQWAMLLDGMDVTEVKRPPAWTPPGHTSS; encoded by the coding sequence GTGTTCACGCTTCCTGCGTTCGTGCGCGTGGTGCTGGCCACCGAGGCGGTGGACATGCGCAAGTCGATTGACGGCCTCATGGCGCTGGTGAAGTCCGCCTGGGGCGAGGACGTCTACTCCGGCCACCTGTTCGCCTTCGTGTCGCGACGAGGGGACCGAATCAAGGTGCTGACGTGGAGTCGGGGAGGCTTCGTGCTGCTGTACAAGCGACTGGAGACGGGCCGCTTCCGGCTGCCGAAGGTGGACGCCGACGCGAGTGCGGTGCACCTGGACGCGACGCAGTGGGCGATGCTGCTGGACGGGATGGACGTCACCGAAGTCAAACGCCCGCCCGCCTGGACGCCTCCCGGCCACACGTCCTCGTGA
- the tnpA gene encoding IS66 family insertion sequence element accessory protein TnpA encodes MSKPGEKQEWLQVAEAFEASGLTQKAFSAQIGLRLSTLQSWVYRRRRQAARKAPAVRLLPVEVAAVARESPVQLEVVLASGARLRFPVGADVEYVAQLVTALGR; translated from the coding sequence ATGTCGAAGCCGGGTGAGAAGCAGGAGTGGTTGCAGGTCGCCGAGGCGTTCGAGGCGAGCGGACTGACGCAGAAGGCGTTCTCCGCGCAGATAGGGCTGAGGTTGAGCACGTTGCAGTCGTGGGTGTACCGGCGCCGACGCCAGGCCGCCCGGAAGGCCCCCGCGGTGCGCCTGTTGCCGGTGGAGGTGGCGGCCGTCGCGCGGGAGAGTCCCGTGCAACTCGAGGTGGTGCTGGCCAGCGGAGCCCGGCTGCGGTTCCCTGTGGGCGCCGACGTCGAGTACGTGGCCCAACTCGTCACCGCGCTGGGCAGGTGA
- a CDS encoding family 2B encapsulin nanocompartment shell protein, whose protein sequence is MVNPDKDMAGHEASSLSTAGARQLATTTKTQPMMQGISPRWLLRVLPWVQVSGGTYRVNRRLTYAVGDDRLNFSNIGVKVEVIPQELLKLPLMRGFEDVDDLLIRTLASRFTQRQFKAGESIVEAGQPAEHVFLLAHGKAQKLTAGKYGDPVVLDTLADGDHFGDQAVVESNDVWPFTIKAVTACTVMALPQDAFEALILQSPALKAHVERYREKLKKPQDKAGQAAIPLTAGHHGEPVIPGGFVDYELKPREYELSVAQTILRVHTRVSDIFNDPMSQTQEQLRLTIEALKERKEHELINNPEFGLLHNADLKQRINTRSGPPTPDDMDELVSRRRKTRYFLAHPRAIAAFGRECNKRGLYPTVVDVNGQKLQAWRGVPILPCDKLPISRENTTSIIAMRIGEDDQGVVGLHNAGIPDEVEPSLTVKRMAITDQAITQYLVSTYYSAAVLVPDALGVLENVVLGG, encoded by the coding sequence ATGGTGAATCCAGACAAGGACATGGCCGGGCACGAGGCCTCCAGCCTGAGCACGGCCGGGGCGCGCCAGCTCGCGACGACGACCAAGACGCAGCCGATGATGCAGGGCATCTCGCCCCGGTGGCTGCTGCGCGTGCTGCCCTGGGTGCAGGTGTCGGGCGGCACCTACCGCGTCAACCGCCGGCTGACGTACGCCGTGGGCGACGACCGCCTGAACTTCAGCAACATCGGCGTCAAGGTGGAGGTCATCCCCCAGGAGCTGCTCAAGCTGCCGCTGATGCGGGGCTTCGAGGACGTGGATGACCTGCTCATCCGCACCCTGGCGAGCCGCTTCACCCAGCGACAGTTCAAGGCGGGGGAGAGCATCGTGGAGGCGGGCCAGCCCGCCGAGCACGTCTTCCTCCTGGCCCATGGCAAGGCCCAGAAGCTGACCGCGGGCAAGTACGGCGACCCCGTCGTGCTGGACACGCTGGCGGACGGAGACCACTTCGGCGACCAGGCGGTGGTGGAGTCGAACGACGTGTGGCCCTTCACCATCAAGGCCGTGACGGCCTGTACGGTGATGGCGCTGCCGCAGGACGCGTTCGAGGCCCTCATCCTCCAGTCCCCGGCGCTGAAGGCGCACGTGGAGCGCTACCGGGAGAAGCTGAAGAAGCCCCAGGACAAGGCGGGCCAGGCGGCGATTCCCCTGACCGCGGGCCACCACGGCGAGCCGGTCATCCCCGGCGGCTTCGTGGACTACGAGCTGAAGCCGCGCGAGTACGAGCTGAGCGTGGCGCAGACCATCCTGCGCGTGCACACCCGCGTCTCCGACATCTTCAACGACCCGATGAGCCAGACGCAGGAGCAGCTGCGGTTGACCATCGAGGCGCTGAAGGAGCGCAAGGAGCACGAGCTCATCAACAACCCGGAGTTCGGCCTGCTGCACAACGCCGACCTCAAGCAGCGCATCAACACCCGCTCCGGCCCGCCGACGCCGGACGACATGGACGAGCTGGTGTCTCGCCGCCGCAAGACGCGCTACTTCCTGGCCCACCCGCGCGCCATCGCGGCGTTCGGCCGGGAGTGCAACAAGCGCGGCCTCTACCCGACGGTGGTGGACGTGAACGGGCAGAAGCTGCAGGCGTGGCGCGGGGTGCCCATCCTCCCCTGCGACAAGCTCCCCATCAGCCGGGAGAACACCACCTCCATCATCGCGATGCGCATCGGCGAGGACGACCAAGGCGTCGTTGGCCTGCACAATGCCGGCATTCCCGACGAGGTGGAGCCGAGCCTCACGGTGAAGCGCATGGCCATCACCGACCAGGCCATCACCCAGTACCTGGTCAGCACCTACTACTCCGCCGCCGTGCTCGTCCCCGACGCGCTGGGCGTGCTGGAGAACGTGGTGCTCGGCGGCTGA
- a CDS encoding family 2B encapsulin nanocompartment shell protein, protein MSNDTKKLDDNSLSLGTQAARQLATTTKSEPQMQGISSRWLLKLLPWVQVSGGTYRVNRRMTYAVGDGRVTFTNTGAKVQVIPQELGELPLLRGYEDVEVLTALANRFVQKEYKAGEVITEAGKEADSIVLIAHGKVNRIGAGKYGELVVLDTLADGDHYSYQALLESQDFWQFTAKAVTPVIALILQQTAFEEVVAQVPSLQKHIEDFKARSKKKQDPAGQKAIELAAGHHGELVLPGTYVDYETHPREYELSVAQTILQIHTRVADLFNDPMNQTQQQLRLTVEALKERKEHELINNREFGLLHNADLKQRIHTRSGAPTPDDMDELLATVWKEPSFFLAHPRAIAAFGQECNKRGIYPTSVDLNGNMVPAWRGIPIFSCNKLPVSETRTTSIMLMRVGEKNQGVVGLHQAGIPDEIEPSLNVRFMGINEKAIMSYLVTTYFSAAVLTPDALGILESVELGRA, encoded by the coding sequence ATGTCCAACGACACGAAGAAGCTCGACGACAACAGCCTGAGCCTTGGAACCCAGGCCGCGCGCCAGCTGGCGACGACGACCAAGTCCGAGCCGCAGATGCAGGGCATCTCCTCGCGGTGGCTGCTCAAGCTGCTGCCGTGGGTGCAGGTGTCCGGTGGTACGTACCGCGTCAACCGCCGCATGACCTACGCGGTGGGCGACGGCCGCGTCACCTTCACCAACACCGGCGCCAAGGTCCAGGTCATCCCGCAGGAACTCGGCGAGCTGCCGCTCCTGCGCGGCTACGAGGACGTGGAGGTGTTGACCGCTCTCGCCAACCGCTTCGTGCAGAAGGAGTACAAGGCCGGTGAGGTCATCACGGAGGCCGGCAAGGAGGCGGACTCCATCGTCCTCATCGCCCACGGCAAGGTGAACCGCATCGGCGCCGGCAAGTACGGTGAGCTGGTGGTGCTGGACACGCTGGCGGACGGCGACCACTACAGCTACCAGGCGCTGCTGGAGTCGCAGGACTTCTGGCAGTTCACCGCCAAGGCCGTGACGCCGGTCATCGCGCTCATCCTCCAGCAGACGGCCTTCGAGGAGGTGGTGGCGCAGGTGCCGTCGCTCCAGAAGCACATCGAGGACTTCAAGGCCCGCTCGAAGAAGAAGCAGGACCCCGCTGGCCAGAAGGCCATCGAGCTGGCCGCCGGCCACCACGGCGAGCTCGTGCTGCCCGGCACCTACGTGGACTACGAGACGCACCCCCGCGAGTACGAGCTGTCCGTCGCGCAGACCATCCTGCAGATTCACACGCGCGTCGCGGACCTCTTCAACGACCCGATGAACCAGACCCAGCAGCAGCTGCGGCTGACCGTCGAGGCGCTGAAGGAGCGCAAGGAGCACGAGCTCATCAACAACCGCGAGTTCGGCTTGCTGCACAACGCCGACCTGAAGCAGCGCATCCACACCCGCTCTGGCGCGCCGACCCCGGACGACATGGACGAGCTGTTGGCCACGGTCTGGAAGGAGCCGTCCTTCTTCCTGGCCCACCCGCGCGCCATCGCCGCGTTCGGCCAGGAGTGCAACAAGCGCGGCATCTATCCCACCAGCGTCGACCTGAACGGGAACATGGTGCCCGCGTGGCGTGGCATCCCCATCTTCTCCTGCAACAAGCTGCCCGTCAGCGAGACGCGCACCACCTCCATCATGCTGATGCGCGTGGGGGAGAAGAACCAGGGCGTGGTCGGCCTGCACCAGGCCGGCATCCCGGATGAAATCGAGCCCAGCCTCAACGTCCGGTTCATGGGCATCAACGAGAAGGCCATCATGAGCTACCTGGTCACCACGTACTTCTCCGCGGCGGTCCTCACGCCGGACGCGCTGGGCATCCTGGAGAGCGTGGAGCTGGGCCGCGCGTAG